The Pirellulimonas nuda genome includes a region encoding these proteins:
- a CDS encoding formylmethanofuran dehydrogenase subunit C translates to MPLTLKLRDCTAPVDLFDLDLDALGGRPLKSIAAAPVLIGRRREALGEVFAASGKADGRWRFEGDLRRVDGMATGLRGATVTADGPVGHRAGAQMRGGRLTLEADAGPWCGAAMRGGAIEVRGDAGDGLGAAYLGDTRGMRGGTIVVRGDAGSETGSLMRRGWIVVAGDCGPLAGYRMLAGTLMVLGRCGPHAGAEMRRGTLALLGGAAPLLPSFRHACRAEPTILRLMRHDLATLGVNAPAGQVDLWSGDLLKGGRGEVWLPA, encoded by the coding sequence ATGCCACTCACGCTCAAGCTCCGCGACTGCACGGCGCCGGTCGATTTGTTCGACCTGGACCTCGATGCGCTGGGGGGTCGGCCCCTGAAGTCGATCGCCGCGGCGCCGGTGCTGATTGGCCGTCGCCGCGAGGCGTTGGGCGAGGTGTTCGCCGCTAGCGGCAAGGCCGACGGCCGGTGGCGGTTCGAGGGAGACCTGCGGCGTGTCGACGGGATGGCCACGGGGCTCCGCGGCGCCACGGTGACCGCCGACGGGCCCGTCGGTCACCGCGCGGGCGCCCAGATGCGCGGCGGGAGGCTCACCCTCGAAGCAGACGCCGGCCCCTGGTGCGGCGCCGCCATGCGCGGTGGCGCCATCGAAGTACGCGGCGACGCCGGCGACGGCCTCGGCGCCGCGTACCTTGGAGACACACGCGGCATGCGCGGCGGGACGATCGTTGTGCGCGGCGACGCCGGCTCAGAAACCGGGTCGCTGATGCGGCGCGGCTGGATCGTGGTCGCCGGCGACTGCGGCCCGCTGGCCGGCTACCGCATGCTGGCCGGCACCCTGATGGTGCTGGGCCGCTGCGGGCCGCACGCCGGCGCCGAGATGCGGCGCGGAACGCTGGCGCTGCTGGGGGGCGCGGCGCCGCTGCTGCCGAGCTTCCGCCACGCCTGCCGGGCCGAGCCGACCATCCTGCGGCTGATGCGCCACGACTTGGCGACGCTGGGGGTCAACGCGCCCGCGGGCCAGGTCGACCTATGGAGCGGCGACCTGCTGAAAGGGGGCCGCGGCGAGGTGTGGCTGCCGGCTTGA
- a CDS encoding adenylate kinase family protein, which produces MRKYVVMGVQGCGKGTQAKVLASRFDLTHICVGDIFRWNIQRHTKLAARIKRIVDGGDLVPDEIVEEVVQRRLQEHDWNFGFVLDGFPRNRAQAEFFLESYDIDAVVLIEASDDVVVERVLARRLCTGCGLDYNLIYHRPETPGVCDVCRGSLEARPDDVEEVVRNRIANYHVQTAPVVKVFERKELVFRVDGHLPPADLHLKVCESLKLPKPTA; this is translated from the coding sequence ATGCGAAAATACGTCGTCATGGGGGTCCAGGGCTGCGGCAAGGGGACGCAGGCAAAGGTGCTCGCCTCGCGGTTCGACCTGACGCATATCTGTGTGGGAGATATCTTCCGCTGGAACATCCAGCGGCACACCAAGCTGGCCGCGCGGATCAAGCGGATTGTCGACGGCGGCGACCTGGTGCCCGACGAGATTGTCGAAGAGGTGGTGCAGCGCCGCCTGCAGGAACACGACTGGAACTTCGGCTTCGTGCTGGACGGCTTCCCCCGCAACCGCGCCCAGGCAGAGTTCTTCCTGGAGAGCTACGACATCGACGCGGTGGTGCTGATCGAGGCGAGCGACGACGTGGTGGTGGAACGCGTGCTGGCCCGCCGGCTCTGCACCGGCTGCGGGCTCGACTACAACCTCATCTACCACCGCCCCGAAACGCCCGGCGTGTGCGACGTGTGCCGGGGCTCGCTCGAGGCGCGCCCCGACGACGTAGAAGAAGTCGTCCGCAACCGCATCGCCAACTACCACGTGCAGACCGCGCCGGTGGTGAAGGTGTTCGAGCGCAAGGAGCTGGTGTTCCGCGTTGACGGCCACCTGCCGCCGGCCGACCTGCACCTCAAGGTCTGCGAGTCTCTGAAGCTCCCCAAGCCCACCGCCTGA